The following coding sequences are from one Odocoileus virginianus isolate 20LAN1187 ecotype Illinois chromosome 7, Ovbor_1.2, whole genome shotgun sequence window:
- the AP3M1 gene encoding AP-3 complex subunit mu-1 has protein sequence MIHSLFLINCSGDIFLEKHWKSVVSQSVCDYFFEAQEKAADVENVPPVISTPHHYLISIYRDKLFFVSVIQTEVPPLFVIEFLHRVADTFQDYFGECSEAAIKDNVVIVYELLEEMLDNGFPLATESNILKELIKPPTILRSVVNSITGSSNVGDTLPTGQLSNIPWRRAGVKYTNNEAYFDVVEEIDAIIDKSGSTVFAEIQGVIDACIKLSGMPDLSLSFMNPRLLDDVSFHPCIRFKRWESERVLSFIPPDGNFRLISYRVSSQNLVAIPVYVKHSISFKENSSCGRFDITIGPKQNMGKTIEGITVTVHMPKVVLNMNLTPTQGSYTFDPVTKVLTWDVGKITPQKLPSLKGLVNLQSGAPKPEENPSLNIQFKIQQLAISGLKVNRLDMYGEKYKPFKGVKYITKAGKFQVRT, from the exons ATGATCCACAGTCTATTTCTCATAAACTGTTCCGGTGACATATTTCTAGAGAAGCACTGGAAGAGCGTCGTGAGCCAGTCTGTCTGTGATTATTTTTTTGAAGCTCAAGAGAAAGCTGCTGATGTTGAAAATGTACCACCTGTTATTTCAACACCTCACCACTACCTCATCAGTATCTACCGGGATAAGCTCTTCTTTGTCTCtgtcatacagactgaagtaCCACCTCTGTTTGTAATTGAGTTCCTACATCGAGTTGCTGACACTTTTCAG GACTACTTTGGTGAATGTTCAGAGGCTGCAATTAAGGATAATGTGGTCATAGTATATGAGCTCTTGGAAGAAATGTTGGACAATGGATTTCCACTGGCTACTGAATCTAACATCTTGAAAGAATTAATTAAACCACCAACAATTCTACGTTCTGTCGTCAACTCTATTACAG GCAGTAGTAATGTTGGGGACACACTCCCCACTGGGCAGCTGTCCAACATTCCATGGCGCCGTGCAGGGGTAAAGTACACAAACAATGAAGCCTATTTTGATGTTGTTGAAGAAATTGATGCAATTATAGATAAATCAG GATCTACAGTCTTTGCAGAAATTCAGGGGGTCATTGATGCTTGCATTAAGCTCTCTGGAATGCCtgacctttccctttctttcatg AATCCAAGGCTTCTAGATGATGTCAGCTTCCACCCCTGCATTCGGTTCAAGCGTTGGGAATCTGAAAGAGTTTTGTCATTTATTCCTCCAGATGGAAACTTCCGACTCATATCATACCGTGTCAGCTCACAAAA tcTAGTGGCAATACCAGTATATGTGAAACATAGCATCAGTTTTAAGGAGAACAGTTCTTGTGGTAGATTTGATATTACAATTGGACCAAAGCAGAATATGGGGAAAACTATTGAAGGAATCACAGTGACAGTTCACATGCCAAAAGTTGTGTTGAATATGAACCTGACACCAACCCAAGGCAGCTATACATTTGATCCAGTTACCAAG gtactAACGTGGGATGTGGGGAAAATCACTCCACAAAAGCTCCCCAGTCTTAAAGGACTGGTAAATTTACAGTCTGGGGCACCCAAACCAGAAGAGAATCCAAGCCTCAACATACAGTTCAAGATCCAACAGCTTGCTATTTCAG GCTTAAAAGTAAACCGCTTGGACATGTACGGGGAGAAATATAAGCCATTTAAAGGAGTCAAATACATCACAAAAGCTGGAAAGTTCCAAGTGAGGACATGA